Proteins found in one Paenibacillus dendritiformis genomic segment:
- the murD gene encoding UDP-N-acetylmuramoyl-L-alanine--D-glutamate ligase, with translation MEHPDMYQGKRVVVLGLAKSGVSVAKTFHERGALVTVNDKKERHKCPEASELEALGICVVCGHHPDDLLDASVQLVVKNPGIPYSAPPVRQALALGIEVVTEVEVAYHLSPAPIIGITGSNGKTTTTTWVGNMLEAAGLRPIVAGNIGTPLCQAAGEAAADNVLVAELSSFQLKGTSEFRPRVASLLNLSETHLDYHGTMEDYVQSKARLFRNMANGDIAVLNADDAACRALAPDIGARIWWVSSTRRVECGVYVEPPYPEASREGEDEDRQLVYADEAGQLHPIIGVREIGVSGRYNVDNALAAVAISIAAGAKPGALAEPLRSFRGVEHRLEYVGEVNGTSYYNNSKATNTKATLMALEAFEAPVVLIAGGLDRGLDFLELVPVLKERAAAVVTMGETREILAAIAAKAGLTKVAVVDNVDNASDAVSEAVRLAAGYAKPGDVVLLSPACASWDMFPSYEERGRMFKAAVHSL, from the coding sequence ATGGAACATCCAGATATGTACCAAGGAAAGCGCGTCGTCGTTCTCGGCCTGGCCAAGAGCGGCGTCAGTGTGGCTAAGACGTTTCATGAACGCGGTGCCCTCGTAACCGTCAATGATAAGAAAGAACGCCACAAATGCCCTGAAGCTTCGGAGCTGGAAGCTTTGGGCATTTGTGTTGTATGCGGCCATCACCCGGACGATCTGTTGGACGCCAGCGTCCAGCTGGTCGTCAAAAATCCGGGCATTCCGTATTCGGCGCCGCCTGTGCGCCAGGCGCTCGCGCTCGGCATCGAGGTCGTGACCGAGGTTGAGGTCGCTTATCATCTCAGTCCGGCGCCGATCATCGGCATCACGGGCAGCAACGGCAAGACGACGACGACGACCTGGGTCGGCAATATGCTCGAAGCGGCCGGGCTTCGTCCGATCGTCGCCGGCAATATCGGCACGCCGCTCTGCCAGGCTGCCGGGGAAGCGGCCGCGGACAACGTGCTGGTCGCGGAGCTGAGCAGCTTCCAGCTCAAGGGGACATCCGAATTCCGTCCGCGTGTCGCCAGCTTGCTGAACTTGTCGGAGACCCATTTGGATTACCATGGGACGATGGAGGATTATGTCCAGTCCAAGGCCCGCTTGTTCCGCAATATGGCGAATGGGGATATCGCCGTGCTCAATGCGGACGACGCGGCCTGCCGGGCACTCGCTCCGGATATTGGCGCCCGGATCTGGTGGGTGTCGTCCACGCGGCGCGTCGAATGCGGCGTATACGTAGAGCCTCCTTACCCGGAAGCGTCCCGCGAAGGGGAGGACGAAGACCGCCAATTGGTGTATGCGGATGAAGCGGGGCAATTGCATCCGATCATCGGCGTGCGGGAGATTGGCGTGTCCGGGCGTTACAATGTGGACAATGCCTTGGCGGCCGTTGCCATATCGATTGCGGCGGGGGCCAAGCCTGGGGCGCTGGCGGAGCCGCTCCGATCGTTCCGGGGCGTGGAGCACCGCCTCGAATACGTGGGCGAGGTGAACGGCACATCGTACTATAACAACTCCAAGGCGACGAATACGAAGGCGACGCTGATGGCGCTGGAGGCGTTCGAAGCGCCGGTCGTCCTGATTGCCGGCGGCCTGGACCGCGGGCTTGATTTCCTGGAGCTCGTTCCGGTTCTGAAGGAGCGGGCCGCGGCCGTCGTCACGATGGGCGAGACGAGGGAGATTCTGGCGGCCATCGCCGCGAAGGCGGGTTTAACGAAGGTGGCGGTCGTCGACAATGTAGATAATGCATCGGATGCCGTTTCGGAAGCGGTGCGCCTGGCGGCCGGCTATGCCAAGCCGGGCGATGTCGTCCTGCTGTCGCCGGCTTGCGCGAGCTGGGATATGTTCCCTTCCTATGAAGAGCGCGGACGAATGTTTAAGGCGGCGGTGCATAGTCTTTAA
- the spoVE gene encoding stage V sporulation protein E, producing the protein MVKARTAPDLWLIGSILSLLAIGIVMVYSAGAIIAFHDYGDSYYFVKRQLLFAVLGLAAMFVTMNTDYRIWSRYAKVGLLICFGLLIIVLIPGIGDVRGGARSWLGIGSFGIQPSEFMKLGMIIFLAKMLSDEQTRIERFMTGLLPPLGVMGAAFGLIMLQPDLGTGTVMMGASLLLIFTGGAQIKHLASLALVGAAGFVGLILAAPYRLQRITAFLDPWQDPLGAGYQSIQSLYAIGPGGLVGLGLGASRQKYNYVPEPQTDFIFSILAEELGFIGGVTVLMLFLILVWRGMRAAMTAPDTFGSLLAVGIVGIVAVQVLINIGVVIGLMPVTGITLPLISYGGSSLTLMLTSLGILLNISRYAR; encoded by the coding sequence ATGGTCAAAGCACGGACCGCTCCCGATTTGTGGCTTATCGGTTCCATTCTCTCTTTGCTGGCGATAGGAATTGTCATGGTGTATAGTGCCGGCGCCATCATCGCCTTTCACGATTACGGCGACTCGTATTATTTCGTCAAGCGGCAGCTGCTGTTCGCCGTACTTGGACTGGCTGCCATGTTCGTAACGATGAACACCGATTACCGGATATGGTCCCGGTATGCGAAGGTCGGATTGCTGATCTGCTTCGGGCTGCTCATCATCGTTCTTATTCCGGGCATCGGAGACGTCCGGGGCGGCGCGCGCAGCTGGCTCGGCATCGGATCGTTCGGGATCCAGCCTTCGGAATTCATGAAGCTCGGCATGATTATCTTTTTGGCCAAAATGCTGTCCGACGAGCAGACAAGAATCGAGCGCTTCATGACCGGGCTGCTCCCGCCGCTCGGGGTGATGGGAGCGGCGTTCGGGCTCATTATGCTCCAGCCGGATCTTGGGACAGGCACCGTCATGATGGGCGCCTCGCTGCTGCTCATCTTCACGGGAGGGGCGCAGATTAAGCATCTGGCCTCGCTGGCCCTCGTCGGGGCGGCCGGGTTCGTCGGCCTTATTCTGGCGGCGCCTTATCGTTTGCAGCGCATCACCGCCTTTCTCGATCCGTGGCAGGACCCGCTCGGTGCGGGGTATCAGTCGATCCAGTCGCTGTATGCGATTGGCCCGGGCGGATTGGTCGGCCTCGGCTTGGGGGCGAGCCGCCAGAAGTACAATTATGTGCCAGAGCCGCAGACCGATTTTATCTTCTCCATATTGGCGGAAGAGCTTGGTTTCATTGGCGGCGTCACCGTATTAATGCTATTCTTAATTCTAGTATGGCGCGGCATGCGGGCGGCCATGACGGCCCCTGACACGTTCGGCAGTCTGTTGGCCGTCGGCATCGTCGGCATCGTTGCCGTGCAGGTTCTTATCAATATTGGCGTCGTTATCGGCTTGATGCCGGTGACCGGCATTACGCTGCCATTAATCAGCTATGGCGGCTCTTCCTTGACATTGATGCTGACTTCACTAGGCATCTTGTTGAACATATCACGTTATGCGAGGTGA
- the murB gene encoding UDP-N-acetylmuramate dehydrogenase: MLQQFITRYSELNLGKYKVNEPLAPYTTWKIGGPADVLVEPAGKEQIVQTVRLLHDMQLPWMAIGRGSNMLVSDKGMRGVVIHTGHALDYVRQEDNLVHAGAGLSFIKLSVLTGNMGLSGLEYAGGIPGTVGGAVYMNAGAHGSDVSRIFESAEIVLETGELVRYRTEDMKFAYRHSVLHEIRGIVLEATFRLEHGDRHEIKALNAANKERRLRTQPLQAACAGSVFRNPPGDFSARLVEEAGLKGFRIGGAEVSTLHANFIVNTGQATASDVLTLMERIQQTIKDRYGVELVPEVLVVGER, from the coding sequence ATGCTGCAGCAATTTATAACCCGTTATTCGGAATTGAACTTGGGCAAGTACAAGGTAAATGAGCCGCTTGCACCGTATACGACCTGGAAAATCGGAGGTCCGGCGGATGTGCTCGTCGAGCCTGCCGGCAAAGAGCAGATCGTTCAGACTGTCCGGCTGCTTCATGACATGCAACTGCCATGGATGGCGATAGGGCGCGGCTCCAATATGCTCGTATCCGACAAAGGGATGCGAGGCGTTGTCATTCATACCGGGCATGCGCTTGATTATGTCCGGCAGGAAGACAATCTGGTGCATGCCGGAGCCGGGCTTTCCTTCATCAAGCTGTCCGTGCTCACCGGCAATATGGGGTTGTCGGGACTGGAATACGCCGGCGGCATTCCCGGCACGGTCGGCGGAGCCGTCTATATGAATGCCGGCGCGCACGGGTCTGACGTGTCACGAATATTTGAATCTGCTGAGATTGTACTGGAGACAGGGGAATTGGTGCGATACAGAACGGAAGATATGAAGTTCGCGTACCGCCATTCCGTGCTGCACGAGATCAGGGGCATCGTACTGGAGGCGACGTTCCGGCTGGAGCACGGAGACCGGCATGAGATTAAAGCCTTGAACGCAGCCAATAAGGAACGGCGTCTGCGGACGCAGCCGCTGCAAGCCGCATGCGCGGGGAGCGTGTTCCGCAACCCGCCAGGAGATTTCTCGGCCCGGCTCGTTGAAGAAGCCGGACTGAAGGGATTCCGAATCGGCGGGGCCGAAGTATCCACGTTACACGCCAATTTCATTGTAAACACCGGGCAAGCAACAGCGTCAGACGTGCTCACCCTGATGGAGCGCATCCAACAAACGATAAAAGACCGATATGGTGTCGAGTTGGTGCCGGAAGTGTTGGTGGTGGGTGAGCGGTAA
- the ftsZ gene encoding cell division protein FtsZ, translating to MLEFEFEMEALAQIKVIGVGGGGSNAVNRMIDNGVKGVEFITVNTDAQALHFAKSEHKLQIGDKLTRGLGAGANPEVGKKAAEESRELIMNTLKGADMVFVTAGMGGGTGTGAAPVIAEIAKECGALTVGVVTRPFTFEGRKRLTQAEMGIEALKEKVDTLIVIPNDRLLEIVDKKTPMLEAFRAADNVLRQAVQGISDLIAVPGLINLDFADVKTIMTERGSALMGIGIANGENRAAEAARKAIMSPLLETSIDGARGVIMNITGGANLSLYEVNEAAEIVTAASDPEVNMIFGAIIDENMNDDIKVTVIATGFEHKPAPMIPGRRPASSGSETSGESRAQSPLRPFGNAPSGGDQLDIPTFLRNRPRNNNNE from the coding sequence ATGTTGGAATTTGAATTCGAGATGGAAGCATTAGCCCAGATTAAGGTAATCGGTGTCGGGGGCGGCGGAAGCAATGCAGTCAACCGCATGATCGACAACGGTGTCAAGGGCGTTGAATTTATTACGGTAAATACGGATGCGCAGGCGCTCCATTTTGCGAAATCCGAGCACAAGCTGCAGATCGGCGACAAGCTGACGCGCGGCCTCGGGGCGGGCGCGAATCCCGAAGTGGGGAAGAAAGCGGCTGAAGAGTCCCGTGAACTGATTATGAACACCCTTAAGGGGGCTGACATGGTTTTTGTCACCGCCGGTATGGGGGGAGGAACGGGAACCGGTGCGGCTCCGGTTATCGCCGAGATCGCGAAGGAATGCGGGGCGCTGACGGTAGGGGTCGTTACGAGGCCATTTACGTTCGAAGGCCGCAAGCGTCTGACGCAGGCGGAGATGGGAATTGAAGCCTTGAAGGAGAAGGTGGATACGCTCATCGTCATCCCGAACGATCGCCTCTTGGAGATTGTGGACAAGAAGACGCCGATGCTGGAAGCGTTCCGGGCGGCAGACAACGTGCTGCGGCAGGCAGTCCAGGGCATTTCCGACTTGATTGCCGTGCCGGGGCTGATCAACCTTGACTTCGCGGACGTGAAGACGATTATGACCGAGCGGGGTTCGGCCTTGATGGGAATCGGCATCGCCAACGGAGAGAACCGGGCGGCGGAGGCCGCGCGCAAGGCGATTATGAGCCCGCTGCTCGAGACGTCGATCGATGGCGCACGGGGCGTCATCATGAACATTACGGGCGGAGCGAATTTGTCGCTCTACGAGGTCAATGAAGCGGCCGAGATTGTGACCGCTGCCTCGGATCCGGAAGTGAATATGATCTTCGGTGCGATTATCGACGAGAACATGAATGATGACATTAAGGTGACCGTCATTGCGACCGGATTCGAGCATAAGCCGGCTCCGATGATTCCAGGGCGCCGCCCTGCGAGCAGCGGCAGCGAGACGAGCGGGGAATCCCGCGCGCAATCGCCGCTGCGTCCGTTCGGCAATGCGCCATCGGGCGGAGATCAGCTGGACATTCCAACGTTCCTGCGGAACCGTCCGCGCAACAATAATAACGAATGA
- the ftsA gene encoding cell division protein FtsA → MSSNDIIVSLDIGTSKVRAIIGEINNGTLQIIGVGSADSEGIRKGAIVDIDQTVQSIRNAVEHAERMVGIEITEVYVGISGNHIGLQSSHGVVAVSNEDREIGEEDIDRVLKAAEVIALPPEREIIDVVAKQYVVDGLEDIHDPRGMIGVRLEADATIITGAKTAIHNLTRCVERAGLHVKELVLMSLAGGHLALSKDEKLMGSVLVDVGAGATTIAVFQDGTLAATSTLPIGGDFVTNDIAYGLRTMSDQAEKVKLKFGCAWVDEALEDQVFKVVRIGSNVEKEFNQVFLANIIEPRVQEIFHLVKNEVKRLGFTELPGGYILSGGTVSMAGVLNAAQAELQTSVRIAVPDYIGVRDPGFVSGVGVLHHVMRSVRPRSAGGTKKAAARKPAPAESSNKPGFIERLKNMFSEFI, encoded by the coding sequence TTGAGCAGCAATGACATCATTGTGAGTTTGGACATCGGTACATCCAAAGTGCGTGCTATCATTGGAGAAATTAACAACGGAACGCTGCAAATCATCGGCGTTGGATCTGCTGATTCAGAAGGTATTCGCAAAGGTGCGATTGTAGATATTGATCAGACTGTGCAATCCATTCGTAATGCTGTGGAGCATGCGGAACGCATGGTCGGTATAGAGATTACGGAAGTGTACGTTGGCATATCGGGCAATCATATCGGACTCCAGTCCAGTCATGGCGTCGTCGCGGTCTCGAACGAGGATAGAGAGATTGGCGAAGAGGACATCGACCGGGTCCTGAAGGCGGCCGAAGTCATTGCGCTCCCGCCGGAGCGGGAGATTATCGACGTCGTTGCGAAGCAATATGTGGTCGACGGTCTGGAGGACATCCATGATCCGCGCGGCATGATCGGAGTCCGCCTTGAGGCGGATGCGACGATTATTACAGGGGCGAAGACCGCGATACATAATTTGACCCGATGCGTCGAGAGAGCGGGACTGCATGTCAAGGAACTGGTCCTGATGTCTCTGGCCGGGGGCCATCTGGCGCTGTCCAAGGATGAGAAGCTAATGGGTTCGGTATTGGTCGATGTAGGTGCGGGCGCCACGACAATTGCCGTGTTCCAAGACGGGACGCTAGCAGCTACTTCGACCTTGCCAATCGGGGGCGACTTCGTCACGAACGACATCGCCTACGGCTTGCGGACGATGTCCGATCAGGCGGAGAAGGTCAAGCTCAAGTTCGGCTGCGCCTGGGTGGACGAGGCATTGGAGGATCAAGTGTTCAAAGTCGTCCGCATCGGCAGCAACGTAGAGAAGGAATTCAATCAAGTATTCCTTGCGAATATCATTGAACCTCGCGTTCAAGAGATTTTTCACCTTGTGAAGAATGAAGTGAAGCGTCTAGGTTTCACAGAGCTTCCTGGCGGGTACATTCTTTCGGGAGGTACCGTCTCTATGGCTGGTGTGCTGAATGCCGCACAGGCCGAGCTGCAGACATCGGTTCGGATTGCGGTACCTGATTACATCGGAGTGCGCGATCCAGGATTCGTAAGTGGTGTTGGGGTATTGCATCATGTGATGCGCTCCGTCCGACCACGCAGTGCAGGTGGCACCAAGAAAGCAGCCGCACGAAAGCCGGCTCCGGCAGAATCATCGAACAAGCCTGGTTTTATCGAACGGTTAAAAAATATGTTTAGCGAATTTATTTAA
- the murA gene encoding UDP-N-acetylglucosamine 1-carboxyvinyltransferase, producing the protein MDKLVIEGGKPLSGTIRIHGAKNAALPILAAAILADGVVKLDNVPQLLDIEVMLHILRRLGCRAVQDGYTVTLDAAGTHSVHVPEDLMRQMRSSIFLMGPLLARFKEVHIYQPGGCAIGERKIDLHLRGLQALGAEVEQCGHRVTCRAARLVGTDVHLDFPSVGATENVMMAAVLAEGTTVITNAAREPEITDLQNFLNQMGANVSGAGSGTIVIEGVKSLFGCQYSIIPDRIVAGTLMIAAAATRGAVTLTNAHSGHLTALIHILRRAGVQIATSDGIINVTSFGRAKAVDRIVTSPYPAFPTDLQSQLMVLMALADGVSVLKETIFEGRFKHVDELSRMGADIRVDLSTAFVRGVSMLYGTTVEATDLRAGAALVIAGLAAQGRTVIENVHHIDRGYDRIEHIFSRLGANIERFAAIPKLDLANG; encoded by the coding sequence TTGGACAAATTGGTGATTGAGGGTGGGAAGCCTCTATCGGGGACCATTCGTATCCATGGAGCCAAAAATGCCGCTTTACCGATTTTAGCAGCCGCGATCCTGGCCGACGGTGTCGTCAAGCTCGATAATGTTCCGCAATTACTCGACATTGAAGTAATGCTGCACATTTTGCGCCGCTTGGGCTGTCGGGCCGTTCAAGACGGTTATACGGTCACATTGGATGCAGCCGGTACTCATTCGGTCCATGTGCCGGAAGATTTGATGCGACAGATGCGCTCATCCATTTTTTTGATGGGTCCGCTGCTTGCGCGTTTTAAGGAAGTTCATATTTATCAGCCTGGCGGCTGCGCCATCGGCGAACGCAAGATCGATTTGCATCTGCGGGGCCTGCAGGCGCTTGGAGCGGAAGTGGAGCAATGCGGCCACCGCGTCACATGCCGCGCGGCGCGCCTTGTCGGAACGGATGTCCATCTTGATTTCCCGAGCGTGGGGGCGACGGAGAACGTCATGATGGCCGCCGTGCTGGCGGAAGGCACGACCGTCATCACGAATGCCGCCCGGGAGCCGGAAATAACCGACCTGCAGAACTTCTTGAATCAGATGGGGGCGAATGTAAGCGGAGCAGGCAGCGGAACGATCGTGATTGAAGGCGTCAAAAGTCTGTTCGGCTGCCAATATTCGATCATCCCGGATCGGATCGTAGCCGGCACGCTGATGATTGCGGCGGCCGCGACCAGGGGAGCGGTGACGCTGACCAATGCGCATTCTGGACATTTGACCGCATTGATTCATATTCTTCGCCGTGCCGGTGTTCAGATCGCAACGAGTGATGGTATAATCAATGTAACTAGCTTCGGCAGGGCGAAGGCCGTAGATCGGATCGTGACATCGCCATATCCGGCATTCCCGACCGATCTGCAATCGCAGCTGATGGTGTTGATGGCGCTTGCCGACGGGGTAAGCGTGCTGAAGGAGACGATATTCGAGGGCCGCTTCAAGCATGTGGATGAATTATCCCGCATGGGTGCAGATATCCGCGTCGATTTGAGCACGGCGTTCGTTCGCGGCGTGTCTATGCTGTACGGCACGACGGTGGAAGCGACCGACCTCCGCGCGGGAGCCGCTCTCGTTATCGCGGGATTGGCCGCGCAGGGCCGGACGGTTATCGAGAATGTCCATCATATTGATCGCGGCTATGACCGGATTGAGCATATATTCAGCCGACTTGGGGCGAACATCGAGCGGTTCGCCGCGATACCCAAGCTTGACCTTGCCAATGGATAA
- a CDS encoding cell division protein FtsQ/DivIB, translating to MHLRSIPPLPGKPPKKKRAAAKLIWLLSILCIVLLVVLFFRSPISKVTEVRWIGEHFVTKDELGEVSGLKPGEPFFGTSEATISARIQEKFPYVKSVKMVKHFPGVVEVYVHEYAAVAYELSADGQVLACLENGTVVKPSAQLKTVLEKPVLTKWDGQAEVRGLLSQQLAKIPKGLLADISEISFYPSSSYPDRIKMYTRSGFEVVTTVSALPDKITYLSGVVETQEPGRITMLKADSYIPYSSLPEDPGEIDAEEEQTATNEQEMENNENNMQDEQDQQNVDEEKNSTQ from the coding sequence TTGCATTTACGTAGTATTCCCCCGCTTCCAGGGAAGCCGCCGAAGAAGAAGCGCGCAGCTGCGAAGCTGATTTGGCTGCTGTCCATTCTGTGCATCGTGCTGCTGGTCGTGCTGTTCTTCCGTTCACCGATAAGCAAGGTTACGGAAGTGCGCTGGATCGGAGAGCACTTCGTGACGAAGGACGAACTGGGCGAAGTCAGCGGGCTGAAGCCCGGCGAACCGTTCTTCGGGACGAGCGAGGCAACGATAAGCGCGCGAATTCAAGAAAAGTTCCCTTATGTCAAATCGGTGAAGATGGTCAAGCATTTCCCTGGCGTGGTCGAAGTATATGTTCATGAGTATGCCGCCGTCGCCTACGAATTGAGCGCGGACGGACAGGTTCTGGCCTGTCTGGAGAACGGCACCGTCGTGAAGCCGAGCGCGCAGCTGAAGACCGTGCTGGAGAAGCCCGTGCTGACCAAATGGGACGGACAAGCCGAGGTGAGAGGGCTGTTGAGCCAACAGCTGGCCAAGATTCCGAAAGGGCTGCTGGCCGACATTTCCGAGATTAGCTTCTACCCGTCTTCCTCGTACCCGGACCGAATTAAGATGTATACGCGCTCCGGATTCGAAGTCGTCACGACGGTATCGGCCCTGCCCGACAAGATCACTTATTTAAGCGGCGTGGTCGAGACGCAGGAGCCTGGCCGCATTACGATGCTCAAGGCCGATTCGTATATTCCGTATTCCAGTCTTCCGGAGGATCCTGGCGAGATAGACGCAGAAGAGGAACAAACCGCTACAAATGAGCAAGAAATGGAAAATAATGAGAATAACATGCAGGATGAACAAGATCAACAAAATGTGGATGAAGAAAAAAACTCTACTCAATAA
- a CDS encoding sigma-E processing peptidase SpoIIGA, with product MTVIYADLVFGLNLALDWTLLTMTAWMRGLSHSRWKVAAGAGLGTLYALVLFIPAFPLLYTYAGKILISIFMLLIAFGFRNPGYFFKNVAVFYFSAFVLAGGAIGIQYMLQDARLWSIAHRTSEWLSANGNRMQAGMGLVIAALPATYGLFRLVWKWSKRQQQVARQLVTVDIRIGDIRRQVTGLVDTGNHLNDPLSGAPVMVTEARIWEGWLPADWLQQLGASQSLDMLESVSGVIDVSKLRLLPYRGVNQGMQWMIGFKPDEIRITTGTDTLLCTRAIIGLDGGVLSRDGAFQAIVHPDMLETGQQKPSEPIPPADRAS from the coding sequence GTGACCGTCATCTATGCCGATCTCGTATTCGGGCTGAATCTAGCACTGGATTGGACGCTGCTGACGATGACTGCCTGGATGCGCGGACTCTCTCATTCCCGCTGGAAGGTAGCGGCCGGAGCGGGACTTGGAACGCTCTATGCCCTCGTGTTGTTTATTCCGGCTTTTCCGCTGCTGTATACCTATGCGGGAAAGATACTGATATCCATATTTATGCTGCTCATTGCATTTGGATTTCGCAATCCCGGATATTTTTTTAAAAATGTCGCCGTTTTTTATTTTTCGGCCTTCGTGCTCGCCGGCGGCGCCATTGGTATTCAATATATGCTGCAAGATGCCAGGCTGTGGTCGATCGCTCATCGCACCTCGGAATGGCTGTCTGCCAACGGCAACCGGATGCAGGCGGGCATGGGCCTGGTCATTGCGGCGCTCCCCGCCACGTACGGGCTGTTCCGTCTCGTCTGGAAATGGAGCAAGCGGCAGCAGCAAGTGGCGCGCCAGTTGGTTACGGTGGATATTCGCATCGGTGACATTCGCCGCCAAGTGACCGGACTGGTTGATACAGGCAATCATCTGAATGATCCGTTGAGCGGGGCGCCGGTGATGGTAACGGAAGCAAGGATATGGGAGGGCTGGCTGCCGGCAGACTGGCTGCAGCAGCTCGGCGCCTCGCAATCGCTCGACATGCTGGAATCGGTTAGCGGCGTCATCGATGTCTCGAAGCTCCGGCTGCTGCCCTATCGCGGCGTGAATCAAGGTATGCAATGGATGATTGGCTTCAAGCCGGATGAGATCCGGATTACAACCGGGACGGACACGCTGCTCTGCACCCGGGCAATTATCGGGCTCGACGGGGGCGTCCTGTCACGGGACGGCGCCTTCCAGGCAATTGTCCATCCGGATATGCTGGAGACCGGGCAGCAGAAGCCGTCCGAGCCGATTCCGCCGGCCGATCGGGCATCTTGA
- the murG gene encoding undecaprenyldiphospho-muramoylpentapeptide beta-N-acetylglucosaminyltransferase — protein sequence MRVVLSGGGTGGHIYPAVAIARECEKRYPDCTFLYIGTDKGLESRLVPEEGLPFASIDITGFRRKLSFDNVKTVMRFLKGVSKAKAMLAEFKPDVVIGTGGYVCGPVVYAAAKLGIPTVVHEQNVIPGLTNKFLSRYVSSVAVSFEQSAGYFKKAKQVVYTGNPRATAVAQANRERGFASLGLPMDSRVVLIVGGSRGAQAVNQAMIGMVPLLKQLPDVHFVYVTGQHYYEHTRAAVLKSSESVRNHLHVLPYIGNMPEVLAATTLAVSRAGASSLAELTSLGIPSVLIPSPNVTNNHQEANARSLADAGAAIMMLERELSSTALFDTIKRLMTDEEARSRMSARATAFGQPDAAERVAIELERLTGK from the coding sequence ATGCGCGTCGTGCTCAGCGGCGGCGGCACGGGAGGACATATTTATCCGGCTGTCGCCATCGCGAGGGAATGCGAGAAACGCTATCCCGACTGCACTTTTTTATATATTGGAACCGATAAAGGCCTGGAGAGCCGGCTTGTTCCTGAGGAAGGCCTCCCTTTTGCCTCCATCGACATTACCGGATTTCGCCGCAAGCTCTCGTTTGACAACGTCAAAACAGTCATGCGCTTCCTGAAGGGCGTGAGCAAGGCGAAGGCGATGCTGGCCGAATTCAAGCCGGATGTCGTCATCGGAACCGGAGGGTATGTATGCGGGCCGGTCGTGTATGCGGCAGCCAAGTTGGGCATCCCGACGGTCGTCCATGAACAGAATGTCATTCCCGGCCTGACCAATAAGTTCCTCAGCCGTTATGTCAGCTCGGTGGCGGTCAGCTTCGAGCAATCGGCCGGCTATTTCAAGAAGGCGAAGCAGGTCGTCTACACCGGCAATCCGCGGGCGACCGCGGTCGCCCAAGCGAACCGGGAACGGGGCTTCGCCTCGCTCGGCCTGCCGATGGACAGCCGCGTCGTGCTTATCGTCGGCGGCAGCCGCGGCGCACAGGCGGTGAACCAAGCGATGATTGGCATGGTCCCGCTGTTGAAGCAGCTGCCGGACGTTCATTTCGTCTATGTTACCGGCCAGCATTATTATGAGCATACGCGGGCGGCCGTCCTCAAATCGAGCGAGTCGGTACGCAATCATCTGCATGTGCTTCCCTATATCGGCAATATGCCGGAGGTGCTGGCCGCGACGACGCTCGCGGTAAGCCGGGCGGGGGCTTCCTCGCTGGCAGAGCTGACATCGCTTGGCATCCCGTCGGTGCTGATCCCGTCGCCCAATGTGACGAATAACCACCAGGAAGCCAATGCGCGGTCGCTGGCGGACGCCGGGGCAGCCATCATGATGCTGGAGCGGGAGCTCAGCTCGACCGCGCTCTTCGATACGATCAAGCGGTTGATGACCGATGAGGAGGCGCGCAGCCGGATGTCGGCCCGAGCCACAGCGTTCGGCCAGCCGGACGCCGCAGAGCGCGTCGCAATTGAATTGGAACGATTGACGGGCAAGTGA